The nucleotide window GCAGTATGCGCGGGACGCGTCCCGCGCGGTAGTCGATGCACTGGACATCGCCGTCCGCATCGCCGAGACATACCTCGGCCGCACGAAGATCGTCGCATCGGGTCCTTGTACGGTGCTCGAGATCGCAGGAGCGGGTGAAGTACTCGCTCAGGGCGCGCCGCTTGCGACAGTTAGGATGTCGTCCGAGATTCTGCTCGAGACCTACGTGACCGCCGACCAACGCGCGGGACTCGCGCCCGGGGTGCAGGCGCACGTCTTCGCGGACTCCAAACCCGGGATGGCCTACGCCGCGCACGTAGCCGGCGTTGAGAACGAGTATGAGTTCGTTCCGACAGTCTTCGCGACCAAGATCATCCATCTGACCAGGGGCTTCCGGGTCACCGTCGAGCTCGACGATGAAGTGACGCTCCCGCATGGCACCCCGGTCGACGTCACGATACGCAAGGGATTGTAGGTATTCCGGACGCGAGCGAGCGCGCGGGGCGCGCCGGCAGAGCAGGAACGGAGCTGAGGGCATGGCAAAGAGAATCATCCTGGTGGTCGTGATCGTGGCGGTGCTCGCCGCGGGCGGCTGGTGGGCGTGGACGACCTACGGCGACACCGAGGCCCCCGAAGACGCCTTCCTTGGCGGGAGCGGAACGGTGGAAGCCGATGAGGTCACGGTCTCTTCGGTCATCGCAGGTCGCATCGAGAGCGTGACGGCCACCGAAGGAGCGGAGGTCGCATCGGGAACGGTGCTCTTCTCGCTCGACAGTGCAGTGCTCGACCTTCAGGTCCAGCAGGCCGAGGCGGGCGTGCGGGGTGCGGAGGCGGCACTCTCGAAAGTGAAGGCCGACGACGGCACCAAAGCCGAGGTCAACCAGGCGAAGGCCCGGGTGGACCAAGCCAAGGCCGCGCTCGAGATGGCGCGTGCGCAGGCGGGGTACGCACAGGTAGAAGCCGCTGTGTCGGGTGTGATCACCCAGGTCACGGCCTCGGCAGGTGAGAATGCGGCACCTGGCAAGACGCTCGCCAAGATCGCCGACCTCAAGAGGTTGCACGTGAGCGTCTACATATCCGAGACCGAGATCGGGCAGATCAAGCTCGACCAGTGGGCGACCGTCACGACCGACTCCTCGTCGCGCGAGTTCGATGCACGCGTCACCTACATCGCATCGCAAGCCGAGTTCACGCCATCGAACATCGAGACCAAGGACCAGCGCGTCAAGCTTGTGTACGAGGTGCGCCTCGACATCCCCGACTCCGGCGACGTTCTCAAGCCGGGCATGCCCGTCGACGTGAGATTCAAGTGACCGAGCTCGCCCTCGACATCCGGAAGGTCTCGCACCGCTTCGGGCACGACGTGCTCGCGGTCGATGACGTTTCGTTCCAGGTCGAAGCCGGCGAGGTGTTCGGGCTGGTAGGTCCAGACGGAGCCGGCAAGTCCACGCTCATCCGCATGCTTGCGACCGTGCTCATGCCCTCGCACGGCGACGCGGAGGTCTTCGGCCACTCTGTCTGCAAGGACGCCGGCGGAGTGAAGCCCCGCATCGGATACATGTCGCAGCAGTTCTCGCTCTACCCCGACCTGACTGTCCGCGAGAACCTCGCATTCTTCGCCAACCTGCGTGGCGTACCGCGGGGCGAGGTCGCTTCGCGCTCCAAACGCCTGCTGGAGTTCGCCGGGCTCACCGAGTTCGCGAAGCGGCAAGCGCAGTACCTTTCCGGTGGCATGAAGCAGAAGCTCGCGCTCGCCGTCACGCTGATCCACGAGCCCGACCTGCTCTTTCTCGACGAACCGACGACCGGCGTCGACCCTGTCTCCCGACGCGAGTTCTGGCGCATCATCGCCGGCCTGCACCAGCAGGGCATCACGGTCTTCGTGGCGACTCCATACATGGACGAAGCCGAGCGTTGCTCCCACGTCGCCTTCATGGAGGGCGGCAGGATACTCTTCCGCGACACGCCGGCGGGGCTCAAGGCGAGCGTGCCGGGCACTCTCTACGAACTCGTTGTCTCCGATCAGCGACACGCTGTCAGGCAGCTTGCCGAGGAGCCCTGGACGCTGGCGTCCACCGTCTACGGCGACGTCGTGCGAACGGTCGTCGGCAACGGCGGGCCGGGAGCTGAGGGTGTTCGCGACGCACTCTCCTTGGCGGGTATCGGTGTCGAGAGCATCGCGCCGGCGCGTGTCGACATGGAGGCGACCTTCGCCTTCCTCGCCGAGGAAACACGCAAGGCGAACATCGAGACTGCTGCCGCCCGGGAGCGCGAGGAGGCGGTCACGTGAGGGAGACGATACGCCGCATCCTCGCCATCGGGCGCAAGGAGTTCATCCACATCCGTCGCGACCCGCGGATGCTCTTTGCGGTGCTTGCGATGCCACTGATCCAGCTACTCCTGTTCGCCTACGCGATCAGCTTCGACGTGAACAACGTGCCCACGGTGCTGCTTGACGGCGACCGGACCACCGCAAGTCGCAAGTATCTCGCGGCCTACGAGCAGAGCGATTTCTTCCATGTGGTCGAGCGCGTCGACTCGATGGACGCCGTTGATTCCGCATTCGACCGGTCCATGGCGCGCATCGCAATCATGGTTCGCCCCGGTTTCGGCGAGGCCATCTCGCGCGGCGAGAAGGGCGAGGTCTCGGTGCTCGTCGACGGTTCAGAACCGAATTCCGCGCAGCTCGGGCAGACGTATGCCGTCGCGCTCAACCAGAAGCTCGGGCGAGAGGTTACCTTCGACTGGCTCGAGCGCCAGGGTGTGGACCCGACCCAGGGAGGACGCATCGAGCCGCGCATCCGCACCTGGTACAACCCTGAACGCAAGT belongs to Actinomycetota bacterium and includes:
- a CDS encoding efflux RND transporter periplasmic adaptor subunit; this encodes MAKRIILVVVIVAVLAAGGWWAWTTYGDTEAPEDAFLGGSGTVEADEVTVSSVIAGRIESVTATEGAEVASGTVLFSLDSAVLDLQVQQAEAGVRGAEAALSKVKADDGTKAEVNQAKARVDQAKAALEMARAQAGYAQVEAAVSGVITQVTASAGENAAPGKTLAKIADLKRLHVSVYISETEIGQIKLDQWATVTTDSSSREFDARVTYIASQAEFTPSNIETKDQRVKLVYEVRLDIPDSGDVLKPGMPVDVRFK
- a CDS encoding ABC transporter ATP-binding protein, with the translated sequence MTELALDIRKVSHRFGHDVLAVDDVSFQVEAGEVFGLVGPDGAGKSTLIRMLATVLMPSHGDAEVFGHSVCKDAGGVKPRIGYMSQQFSLYPDLTVRENLAFFANLRGVPRGEVASRSKRLLEFAGLTEFAKRQAQYLSGGMKQKLALAVTLIHEPDLLFLDEPTTGVDPVSRREFWRIIAGLHQQGITVFVATPYMDEAERCSHVAFMEGGRILFRDTPAGLKASVPGTLYELVVSDQRHAVRQLAEEPWTLASTVYGDVVRTVVGNGGPGAEGVRDALSLAGIGVESIAPARVDMEATFAFLAEETRKANIETAAAREREEAVT